From Streptomyces sp. TLI_105, the proteins below share one genomic window:
- a CDS encoding response regulator transcription factor gives MRILVVEDARSLAEVVAEGLRDQGMAVDLAHDGLTAAAKLDVNAYDVVVLDRDLPGIHGDALCQMITGRDDRPMVLMLTAAGGPDDRVSGLTLGADDYLAKPFHFPELVLRVRSLARRRPAARARTLRAAGLELDPVHRTVLRDGRPLALSVKEFAVLEALLRASPGFLSAEDLLEQVWDENADPFTNTVTVTVGRLRRKLGGPPVITTTTGVGYRIADAPAD, from the coding sequence GTGAGGATCCTGGTCGTGGAGGACGCGCGGTCGCTCGCCGAGGTCGTCGCGGAGGGCCTGCGGGATCAGGGGATGGCCGTCGACCTCGCGCACGACGGTCTGACGGCCGCGGCCAAGCTGGACGTGAACGCGTACGACGTGGTGGTCCTCGACCGGGATCTGCCCGGCATCCACGGGGACGCGCTCTGCCAGATGATCACCGGGCGGGACGACCGTCCGATGGTGCTGATGCTGACCGCGGCCGGGGGGCCCGACGACCGGGTCAGCGGTCTCACCCTCGGGGCCGACGACTATCTCGCCAAGCCCTTCCACTTCCCCGAGCTGGTCCTGCGCGTCCGGTCCCTCGCCCGCCGCAGGCCGGCCGCCCGGGCCCGTACGCTGCGCGCCGCCGGTCTCGAACTCGACCCGGTGCACCGCACCGTCCTCCGGGACGGCCGCCCGCTCGCCCTGTCCGTCAAGGAGTTCGCCGTCCTGGAGGCGCTCCTGCGCGCCAGCCCGGGGTTCCTGAGCGCCGAGGACCTCCTGGAGCAGGTGTGGGACGAGAACGCCGATCCGTTCACCAACACCGTGACGGTCACCGTCGGCCGGTTGCGCCGGAAGCTGGGCGGCCCGCCGGTCATCACCACGACGACCGGGGTGGGCTACCGCATCGCCGACGCACCGGCCGACTGA